The following proteins are co-located in the Silene latifolia isolate original U9 population chromosome 1, ASM4854445v1, whole genome shotgun sequence genome:
- the LOC141642118 gene encoding uncharacterized protein LOC141642118: protein MRMTPGHRSQNRRLLQVAKGSKVSGTQRKLGPPAITWGQAGRGRKKSVLPSAPPICTKIINVITGGSELSGLTYSAAKRKATRSEGEHPETSYRVSQSNLPPVTFDETDIESGAEQHDDALTITLSIGNCTVRKAMVDTGSSVNLIMLETLKTMGFDKENLIKKYVPLVGFSGETAHSVGEITIPTYIEGVNKLVRYLVIEGPTTYNVILGRPWLHQMKAVPSTYHQCLKFPTPWGTVTIKGDQEESRNCYTQALKATTKLPS from the coding sequence ATGCGAATGACACCAGGACATAGGTCACAGAACAGAAGACTGCTACAGGTTGCGAAAGGAAGTAAAGTTTCAGGTACGCAAAGGAAACTTGGACCACCTGctatcacgtgggggcaagcggGACGAGGGAGGAAGAAATCAGTGCTTCCTTCTGCTCCACCCATATGCACGAAAATtattaacgtgataacaggcggatcCGAGCTATCAGGTTTGACATATTCCGCTGCCAAGAGGAAAGCCACCAGAAGTGAAGGGGAACATCCAGAAACTTCATACAGAGTAAGCCAGAGCAATTTACCCCCGGTAACTTTCGATGAGACCGATATAGAAAGCGGCGCAGAGCAACACGACGATGCCCTAACTATAACGTTATCCATTGGCAATTGCACCGTACGGAAAGCAATGGTAGATACAGGGAGCTCTGTGAACCTTATCATGCTCGAAACCCTCAAAACCATGGGTTTCGATAAAGAAAACCTGATAAAGAAGTATGTGCCCCTGGTGGGATTCAGTGGGGAGACCGCGCATTCAGTAGGTGAGATAACCATCCCAACGTATATTGAAGGAGTTAATAAACTAGTAAGATACCTAGTCATCGAAGGTCCAACCACCTACAACGTCATACTAGGAAGACCGTGGCTGCATCAGATGAAGGCGGTGCCTTCAACATATCATCAGTGTCTCAAGTTCCCAACACCATGGGGCACGGTTACGATAAAAGGAGATCAAGAGGAATCCAGAAACTGCTATACCCAAGCCCTCAAGGCTACAACCAAGCTCCCCTCATAG
- the LOC141642133 gene encoding uncharacterized protein LOC141642133, with protein sequence MRKPELSGRMTKWSVHLSGYDLQFEPRTGIKSQALADFVSDFCPATRREAEEGMLAITGNQDGEIWTLYIDGASNARGAGVGLLLRSPKGDMIVQAIRCEFKATNNEAEYEALILGMQMASGLKVRNLRVYSDSLLVVNHVNNEYVARDPKMIAYLKIATERKSKFRTFKITQVPWEQIVEANALATLGSTFQPAELSNIPITHVLTPAIQEEPDQRPMKEDVHVQCAQ encoded by the coding sequence atgaggaagcctgaactttcaggcagaatGACTAAGTGGTCAGTACATCTTAGTGGCTATGACTTGCAATTTGAACCCAGAACGGGGATAAAATCCCAAGCCCTAGCAGACTTCGTCTCTGACTTCTGCCCCGCCACCCGTAGGGAGGCAGAAGAAGGGATGTTGGCGATAACAGGGAATCAGGATGGTGAAATATGGACCTTGTACATTGATGGAGCCTCAAATGCAAGAGGGGCTGGCGTAGGTCTGCTCCTTCGATCTCCTAAAGGAGACATGATAGTGCAAGCCATTAGGTGTgagttcaaggcaaccaacaacgaAGCCGAGTATGAGGCTCTTATACTTGGGATGCAGATGGCGTCAGGGCTCAAGGTGAGGAACCTGAGGGTATACAGTGACTCCTTACTTGTGGTAAATCACGTAAACAACGAGTATGTAGCGCGTGATCCAAAGATGATAGCTTACTTGAAAATAGCCACAGAGCGAAAGTCAAAATTCAGAACATTCAAGATAACTCAGGTGCCGTGGGAGCAGATCGTGGAGGCAAACGCTCTGGCCACGTTGGGATCCACCTTCCAGCCCGCAGAACTATCAAACATACCGATTACTCATGTGTTGACCCCAGCCATCCAGGAAGAGCCAGATCAGAGACCAATGAAAGAGGATGTACACGTGCAGTGTGCACAATGA